One Urocitellus parryii isolate mUroPar1 chromosome 8, mUroPar1.hap1, whole genome shotgun sequence DNA window includes the following coding sequences:
- the Rwdd2a gene encoding RWD domain-containing protein 2A produces MSASVKESLQLQLLEMEMLFSMFPNQGEVKLEDVNALTNIKRYLEGRREALPPKIEFVITLQIEEPKVKIDLQVTMPHNYPFVALQLFGRSSELDRQQQLLLNKGLTSYIETFDPGELCVCAAIQWLQDNSASYFLNRKLVYEPSTQAKPVKNTFLRMWIYSHHIYHQDLRKKILEAGKRLDVTGFCMTGKPGIICVEGFKEHCEEFWHTIRYPNWKHISCKHAESMETEGNGEDLRLFHSFEELLLEAHGDYGLRNDYHMNLGQFLEFLKKHKSEHVFQILFGIESKSSES; encoded by the exons ATGTCGGCTTCAGTGAAAGAAAGCCTTCAGCTTCAGCTGCTGGAAATGGAAATGCTGTTCTCTATGTTTCCTAACCAAGGAGAAGTAAAACTTGAAGATGTAAATGCCCTGACGAATATAAAGAGATATTTGGAAGGCAGAAGGGAGGCGCTACCACCAAAAATTGAATTTGTGATTACGCTCCAGATAGAGGAGCCCAAG gtgAAAATTGATTTGCAAGTAACCATGCCTCACAACTACCCCTTCGTAGCATTGCAGCTGTTTGGGCGATCATCTGAGCTTGACAGACAACAGCAGCTACTTCTCAACAAAGGTCTCACTTCTTATATAGAGACTTTTGATCCAGGTGAGCTCTGTGTATGTGCGGCAATCCAGTGGCTACAGGACAACAGTGCTTCCTACTTCCTGAATAGAAAGCTGGTGTACGAACCATCTACACAAGCAAAGCCTGTCAAGAACACATTCCTCCGAATGTGGATCTATAGTCACCATATATATCACCAGGACTTAAGGAAAAAGATTTTGGAAGCAGGGAAGAGGTTAGATGTCACTGGATTTTGCATGACAGGAAAGCCTGGTATAATATGTGTGGAGGGTTTCAAAGAGCACTGTGAGGAATTCTGGCACACAATTAGGTATCCCAATTGGAAGCATATTTCTTGTAAGCATGCTGAAAGCATGGAAACAGAAGGAAATGGCGAGGACCTGCGCCTTTTCCATTCTTTTGAAGAATTACTCCTTGAGGCCCATGGTGACTATGGATTAAGAAATGATTATCACATGAATCTGGGCCAGTTCTTAGAATTtctcaaaaaacataaaagtgaGCAtgtttttcagatattatttggTATTGAAAGCAAAAGTTCAGAGTCCTAG